From one Polynucleobacter sp. UK-FUSCHL-C3 genomic stretch:
- the flhA gene encoding flagellar biosynthesis protein FlhA translates to MNILGIETAKLPSPSAQGAIPILVLLVLVMMLVPLPAVLLDVLFTFNIALSIIVLFTAINIKTFKDFVAFPTVLLLTTLLRLSLNVASTRVVLMDGHEGTDAAGKVIEAFGVFLIGGNFAVGIVIFIVITIINFVVITKGSGRVAEVSARFALDSMPGKQMAIDADLNAGIIQQSEAKARRADVAQEADFFGSMDGASKFVRGDAIAGIMILVINLVGGVMVGVLQHDMAFGKALSVFASLTIGDGLVAQIPALIISTAAGILVTRVATEDDFSGQVSKQFQANSNALAVVAGVLGVLGVIPGMPHFIFIAFAILFGGLAYLAHQNTIKKEAAAAVAAKAAPTGSEELEWKDVPIVEPLCLELAYRLIPLVDRGDESDLIKRIKAIRRKFVSEVGFLIPSVHIRDNLQLPAENYRVLLYGAEVGRGQCLPDRLLAIQPAGTEVISGIAVKDPTFGMPAVWIERNQRDDAITKGCTVVEPAVVLATHLDHLIRQHSSELLGRQETQDLLDHFKMSYPKLVEDVIPKVVSVANLQRILQMLLDEDVPIKDLRTIIEVASEHPDKLSNPIEVMPFIRYALRRTIVQETLGEGPSFQVLGIQPEFERLIEQSIGAGAVAPDGVIEPSLARLFGEEVIKGVQEMEANNLPPVIVSGTRTRMTFAKIAKRVCPQAIVLALGELPPSANLSFYRVICSQAGQTN, encoded by the coding sequence ATGAATATATTGGGTATAGAAACAGCAAAGCTACCAAGTCCATCTGCCCAGGGCGCTATACCCATCCTCGTTTTACTCGTATTAGTCATGATGCTGGTGCCGTTACCAGCTGTTTTGTTAGACGTTCTCTTTACCTTCAATATTGCCTTATCGATCATCGTTCTGTTTACGGCGATCAATATCAAGACCTTTAAAGACTTCGTTGCCTTCCCAACGGTTCTACTGCTCACCACCCTCTTACGCTTATCGTTAAACGTCGCATCAACCCGCGTGGTCTTGATGGATGGTCACGAAGGTACTGATGCAGCCGGTAAGGTGATCGAAGCCTTTGGTGTGTTCTTAATTGGTGGCAACTTTGCTGTTGGTATCGTGATCTTTATTGTGATCACCATCATTAACTTTGTCGTGATCACCAAAGGCTCTGGACGTGTGGCTGAAGTATCCGCCCGTTTTGCTTTGGACTCGATGCCTGGTAAGCAAATGGCAATTGATGCGGATCTGAATGCAGGAATTATTCAGCAAAGCGAAGCGAAGGCACGGCGTGCGGATGTAGCGCAAGAAGCAGATTTCTTTGGTTCCATGGACGGTGCTTCGAAGTTTGTGCGCGGGGACGCGATTGCCGGCATCATGATTTTGGTAATCAACCTCGTTGGCGGTGTCATGGTTGGTGTACTCCAACACGACATGGCCTTTGGCAAAGCCCTCTCAGTATTTGCTTCGCTCACCATTGGTGATGGCTTGGTGGCACAGATTCCTGCACTCATCATCTCGACTGCTGCCGGTATCTTGGTAACGCGCGTTGCGACCGAAGATGATTTCTCGGGTCAGGTATCCAAACAGTTTCAGGCTAATAGCAATGCGCTAGCGGTGGTTGCTGGCGTACTCGGTGTGCTGGGTGTGATCCCTGGCATGCCCCACTTTATCTTTATCGCCTTTGCGATCCTATTTGGAGGGCTCGCGTATCTCGCGCATCAAAACACCATCAAGAAAGAAGCGGCGGCGGCAGTCGCCGCCAAGGCAGCGCCCACCGGTAGTGAAGAGTTGGAGTGGAAAGACGTGCCGATTGTGGAGCCACTCTGTTTGGAGTTGGCCTACCGTTTAATACCGCTGGTGGATCGCGGTGATGAGAGCGATCTTATCAAACGCATTAAGGCTATACGACGTAAGTTTGTGAGTGAAGTGGGTTTCTTAATTCCTTCTGTACACATTCGGGATAACTTACAACTGCCTGCTGAGAACTACCGGGTCTTACTCTACGGTGCTGAAGTAGGTCGTGGTCAATGCTTACCCGATCGCCTCTTGGCGATTCAGCCTGCGGGCACCGAAGTGATTAGTGGTATTGCTGTGAAGGATCCAACCTTTGGTATGCCAGCGGTGTGGATTGAACGCAATCAACGCGATGATGCGATTACCAAGGGCTGCACCGTGGTGGAACCAGCAGTGGTTTTAGCGACTCACCTGGATCATTTGATTCGTCAACACTCCAGCGAGTTACTTGGTCGTCAAGAAACCCAAGATCTCTTAGATCACTTCAAGATGAGCTATCCGAAGTTGGTAGAAGATGTGATTCCGAAGGTGGTGAGTGTTGCTAACTTGCAGCGTATCTTGCAAATGCTCCTTGATGAGGATGTGCCGATCAAAGATTTGCGCACGATTATTGAAGTCGCTAGCGAGCATCCTGACAAATTGAGTAACCCGATCGAGGTGATGCCTTTCATTCGCTACGCTCTACGGCGCACGATTGTGCAAGAGACCTTGGGCGAAGGCCCAAGCTTCCAGGTCTTAGGAATTCAACCCGAGTTTGAGCGCTTAATTGAGCAATCGATCGGTGCTGGCGCGGTGGCGCCCGATGGCGTAATTGAGCCGTCTCTCGCACGTCTTTTTGGCGAAGAGGTCATTAAGGGCGTGCAAGAGATGGAAGCCAATAATTTACCCCCTGTGATTGTGAGTGGGACCCGTACCCGCATGACCTTTGCCAAGATTGCCAAGCGGGTTTGCCCCCAAGCAATCGTTCTGGCCTTGGGCGAACTCCCTCCCAGCGCCAACCTGAGCTTTTACCGAGTAATATGTAGTCAGGCAGGCCAAACCAACTAA
- the flhF gene encoding flagellar biosynthesis protein FlhF, with protein sequence MGPQKFTALNTAEALKKVRLEMGADAMILSTSDTKNGVEIVAITPEDLANLSSAADPTNKVSRPRQLDPEVEIAPTFSSNPRLGRDLGSRASPKPVNLASNENTGGFKKVEFPKISSTSLNSDTFKPSFFESSQRVPASEARFVGDGDSDIAPRRKPVNGNHTESAAAPKSIAELANSPRVEKLLTEISEVKNLLQSHVAGNFWGNLQQEKTHLTEVIKHLLNTGFSPQLCADITRKLPETSDLSTLLQSARDQIKEMVKTVDAFAMFDKGGVFAFIGPTGVGKTTTVAKIAARCVLRYGRNQVTLLTTDTYRIGAQEQLKVFAKILGLTVTSLRDGEDLSSKLKELSGRKIVLLDTAGVSQRDTLMLEQSKTLQDGSQSAVRILVMSSTTDLRTQEEVIKLHNQAAQSNGVGKIEAAVITKIDEAAHIAPVVDSIIRHDMPLLFISNGQRVPEDLSLPDLDYLSHRAIQARAFSDDLSYSDEQIPAIFSNNLGDWIKTS encoded by the coding sequence ATGGGTCCCCAAAAATTTACCGCCTTAAATACTGCAGAAGCCTTAAAAAAGGTGCGTCTGGAGATGGGTGCCGACGCCATGATTTTGTCGACAAGCGATACCAAAAATGGGGTGGAGATTGTTGCCATTACCCCTGAAGACTTAGCGAATCTTTCTTCGGCAGCTGACCCCACAAATAAAGTAAGTCGTCCACGGCAGCTCGATCCTGAAGTGGAGATCGCACCCACCTTTAGTAGCAATCCTCGCTTGGGTCGTGACCTAGGCAGTCGTGCTAGCCCAAAACCGGTCAACCTTGCCTCCAATGAAAACACGGGTGGCTTTAAGAAGGTAGAGTTTCCGAAGATTTCCTCAACCAGCCTAAACTCCGACACCTTTAAACCAAGCTTCTTTGAGTCCTCCCAGCGAGTGCCTGCCAGTGAAGCCCGGTTTGTGGGAGATGGCGATAGTGATATTGCACCGCGTAGAAAACCAGTCAATGGAAACCATACTGAGTCAGCAGCGGCTCCCAAGAGCATTGCGGAGTTAGCTAACTCACCACGGGTCGAGAAACTCCTCACTGAAATTAGTGAAGTAAAGAACTTATTGCAGTCGCATGTGGCAGGTAACTTCTGGGGTAACTTACAGCAAGAGAAAACCCACCTCACTGAGGTGATTAAGCATCTTCTTAATACTGGGTTCTCCCCACAGCTCTGTGCTGACATTACTCGCAAACTGCCAGAGACTTCTGATCTCTCAACCCTCTTGCAAAGTGCGCGCGATCAAATTAAAGAGATGGTTAAAACGGTGGATGCCTTTGCTATGTTTGATAAAGGTGGCGTCTTTGCTTTCATTGGTCCTACTGGGGTTGGTAAGACCACTACGGTAGCCAAAATTGCAGCACGCTGTGTCTTGCGCTATGGTCGCAATCAGGTCACCTTACTCACAACCGATACCTATCGTATTGGTGCGCAAGAGCAACTCAAGGTCTTTGCCAAGATCTTGGGATTAACCGTAACCTCCCTCCGTGATGGCGAGGATCTTTCTTCTAAGTTAAAAGAGCTCTCGGGTCGCAAAATTGTGTTGCTCGATACCGCAGGTGTGAGCCAACGCGACACTCTGATGCTTGAGCAATCCAAAACCTTGCAAGATGGCTCCCAAAGCGCAGTGCGAATCTTAGTGATGAGCTCCACCACCGATTTGCGTACCCAAGAAGAGGTCATCAAATTACATAATCAAGCTGCCCAAAGTAATGGGGTAGGCAAGATTGAGGCGGCAGTGATCACCAAGATCGATGAAGCAGCGCATATTGCTCCAGTGGTCGATAGCATTATTCGGCATGACATGCCCCTACTCTTTATCTCCAATGGCCAACGTGTCCCAGAAGACTTAAGTTTGCCGGATTTAGATTACTTGAGTCATCGCGCCATCCAAGCGCGGGCGTTCTCCGATGATCTGTCCTACAGCGATGAGCAGATCCCAGCGATCTTCTCCAATAATTTAGGTGACTGGATCAAAACCTCCTAA
- a CDS encoding FliA/WhiG family RNA polymerase sigma factor: protein MPPRNPVAYQALDLNDAITEHLPLVKRIAYQIASRLPPNVELDDLVQEGLTGLLDALKRYEPQPNLNFEVYARTRIRGAIYDACRRNDILPRNQRDGLVNLEKTTRSLEQKLGRHPSEIEIADACEISLDEYHAVMGTMVNLMPLDDLSEDMLPADMDSDPMQAASMRQFADRIATILESLPENERLVMALHYQEDLSYREIAQVMNLTAGRISQIHTQGMIRIRAKLKIA, encoded by the coding sequence ATGCCCCCTCGCAATCCCGTTGCTTACCAGGCGCTTGACCTCAACGACGCCATCACCGAGCATTTGCCCCTGGTAAAGCGGATTGCCTATCAAATTGCCTCGCGTCTGCCTCCCAATGTGGAACTCGATGATTTGGTCCAAGAGGGTTTAACCGGTTTACTTGATGCTCTAAAGCGTTACGAACCACAACCTAACCTTAATTTCGAGGTCTATGCGCGCACCCGTATTCGGGGTGCAATCTATGATGCGTGTCGGCGCAATGACATCTTGCCGCGCAACCAACGTGATGGTCTTGTTAATTTAGAGAAAACCACTCGCTCCTTGGAGCAAAAACTAGGGCGCCACCCCTCCGAGATTGAGATCGCCGATGCCTGCGAGATTAGCCTTGATGAGTATCACGCGGTAATGGGCACCATGGTCAATTTGATGCCGTTAGATGATTTATCCGAAGACATGCTCCCCGCCGATATGGATTCGGATCCGATGCAAGCTGCCTCAATGCGTCAGTTTGCCGATCGCATTGCCACTATTTTGGAGAGCCTGCCAGAAAACGAGCGCTTAGTCATGGCCTTGCATTACCAAGAAGATTTGTCCTACCGAGAAATTGCCCAGGTCATGAACCTCACTGCAGGGCGCATTAGCCAGATCCACACCCAAGGCATGATCCGGATTCGGGCGAAGTTAAAAATCGCTTAA